CCGGAAAATCAGAAAGCTTTATAAGCCTTTTCTTTACCCTGAGGACGGGCACGCTTCCCGTTTTAAGGTGCACATCTGACGCACCCAGTTCTATTGCCTTTTTAAGTATTAGCTGCAGCAAGCCCAGCTACCTCCCTTACCTTTTTTTCTATCTCCCGGGCAAGCTCTGGGTTTTCCATAAGGAATTTTTTAGCCTGTTCTCTCCCCTGTCCCAGCCTTATGTCACCGTAGCTATACCATGCACCGCTTTTGTTTATCACCTTCAGTTCACTTGCGGTATCTATAAGGTCACAGAGCTTGCATATACCCTCGCCGTAGAGCACATCAAACTCAGCCTCCTGAAAGGGTGGTGCCAGCTTGTTTTTAACCACTTTTACCCTCACCCTGTTGCCTGTCTTTTCTCCACTATCCTTTACCTCACCAATCCTTCTCACGTCAAGCCTCATGTCCGCAAAAAACTTTAGGGCTCTACCACCGGGCGTGGTCTCTGGGTTTCCAAACATGACACCGATTTTTTCCCTGAGCTGGTTTATGAAGATTATGGCTGTGTTTGCCCTGTGGGCCATGCCCTTTAACTTCCTGAGGGCCTGAGACATGAGCCTTGCCTGTTTGCCCACATGGGCTTCACCTATCTCACCCTCGAGCTCATCCTTCGGCACCAGCGCTGCCACGGAGTCCACCACTATAACGTCCACGGCATTGCTTGCTATTAGGCTTTCCGCTATTTCAAGAGCCTGCTCTCCGTAGTCTGGCTGAGAAATGTAGAGGCTTTCTGTGTCAACGCCTATTTTCTCCGCATACCTTGGGTCAAGGGCGTGCTCCGCATCAATGAAGACCGCTATGCCTCCTGCCCTCTGGGCCTCCGCTATTATATGAAGTGCAAGAGTGGTCTTACCTGAGGACTCGGGGCCAAATATTTCAACAACTCTGCCCCGGGGTATGCCACCTATACCCGTGGCTATGTCCAGTGCAATAGAACCGGTGGGTATAACATCCACCTTCACCTTCTCCGCCTTTTTCAGGGGCATTATGGAGCCCTTCCCAAAACGCCTTTCTATGCTGGTAAGGGCGTTTTCCAGAGCCTTTCTTTTCTCAAGGACTTCCTTCTGAACTTCTTCTATCATAAACCTCTCCTGTTAATATTCTACCACTCTTGGCACCACAAAGAAACCCCCTTCACCCTCTGGTGCCTTTTCTAAAATTAGATATGGCTCAAAGTCCCTTGATGGCTCATCTTCTCTCATGGGTGTCTCATCAAAGTGAGAGGTGAAGGACTCCACTTGCCATGTATCAACCTCCTGCAGTTGCTCCACAAAATGCAGTATGCTCTTGAGCTGTTTTTCAAAGTATTCCTTCTCTTCTTCTGTGAGCCTGAGCCTTGCAAGGTGGGCAACCTTTTCCACCATAGAAATAGAATATAGCAGAACTTTTAGCTTTTTCCACCCCTTAGAAAGAGCTCTCTCAGGAGGAGAAGGAATATGGCAATGCTTATGCTGGCATCTGCAAGGTTAAAGGCTGGCCACGAAAGCCCTCCGTAGGATAGATATATAAAATCTCTCACATAGCCAAGCAAAACCCTGTCATAGAGGTTTCCGAGAGCTCCACCTCCCACCATGCCCATCAGAAGGGGAAGGATTTTCCCCCCTGTTTTTAGAGCGTAAAGAAAGGTTATGACAAGAGCTACCAGGGGAGTTATGAAAAGGACGGGGATTCTTAAAAAATCTGGTGCATCTGCAAGAAGGCCAAAGGCCACCCCCCTGTTGTAAACCAGCACAAGGTGCAAAAAGGGCAGAAGACTTATATCCCTGTCCTTTAGAAGGGATTCTGCAAGATTCTTGGTGATAAGGTCAAGAAGCAGGATACCGAGCGCAGTAAATGCGTATATCAAAGCAGGTTTTCTAAGGCTTTTTCCCATATCTCCTCAAGTTCGCTGACTTGCAGTTCAAGGATTTTTTCCTCATTGTTGGTAAGGGTAAAAAACTCTTCTTCCTTCACCCTCCCTAAAAATAGCCAGTCAAGGTCATGCCCTTCCACAAGGTCCTTAAAAACCTCCGCATCTTCCCTTCTTACACTCACCACCACCATGGTGGGGTTTTCTGAGAAGAGGAAAAAGTCAAGCCTTTCCTCCATGTAGAGGTTCACTTCAACACCCAAACCTGTGCCAAAGAGGCATTCCAGAAGAGCCACCGCAAGCCCACCCAGAGAAACATCATGAGCGGACCTCAGTATGTTTTCCTTAATTA
This window of the Aquificaceae bacterium genome carries:
- the gatC gene encoding Asp-tRNA(Asn)/Glu-tRNA(Gln) amidotransferase subunit GatC, with product MVEKVAHLARLRLTEEEKEYFEKQLKSILHFVEQLQEVDTWQVESFTSHFDETPMREDEPSRDFEPYLILEKAPEGEGGFFVVPRVVEY
- the lspA gene encoding signal peptidase II, whose amino-acid sequence is MGKSLRKPALIYAFTALGILLLDLITKNLAESLLKDRDISLLPFLHLVLVYNRGVAFGLLADAPDFLRIPVLFITPLVALVITFLYALKTGGKILPLLMGMVGGGALGNLYDRVLLGYVRDFIYLSYGGLSWPAFNLADASISIAIFLLLLRELFLRGGKS
- the recA gene encoding recombinase RecA gives rise to the protein MIEEVQKEVLEKRKALENALTSIERRFGKGSIMPLKKAEKVKVDVIPTGSIALDIATGIGGIPRGRVVEIFGPESSGKTTLALHIIAEAQRAGGIAVFIDAEHALDPRYAEKIGVDTESLYISQPDYGEQALEIAESLIASNAVDVIVVDSVAALVPKDELEGEIGEAHVGKQARLMSQALRKLKGMAHRANTAIIFINQLREKIGVMFGNPETTPGGRALKFFADMRLDVRRIGEVKDSGEKTGNRVRVKVVKNKLAPPFQEAEFDVLYGEGICKLCDLIDTASELKVINKSGAWYSYGDIRLGQGREQAKKFLMENPELAREIEKKVREVAGLAAANT